Proteins from one Arthrobacter sp. DNA4 genomic window:
- a CDS encoding aminopeptidase P family protein, translating to MTITADNASSIAELDRLKVLHNGTKGKLTFSDAEFERRLGGLRKIMAAKELDAVILTSYHGIKYYSDFLYTTFGRNYALVVTSDDSVTVTANIDAGMPWRTSYGENIVYTDWRRDNFYFGLQEALRQRGVKASRLGVEDDFLPGLTREKIAAAFPGAQLLDVSQDAMRQRMIKSAEEIEVIKHGARIGDLGGEAIRNAIREGISEYEVALIGTEAMVHEIARTFPDREVRDTWVWFQSGINTDGAHNWATTRKLQQGDILSLNCFPMTSGYYTALERTLFLGQPDERSLELWNINVEVHERGLELIKPGAVCKDIAAELNEIYISHGLLANRTFGYGHSFGVLSHYYGREAGLELREDIDTVLEPGMVVSMEPMITVADGLPGAGGYREHDILVIGEDNSVENITKFPFGPEHNIVGA from the coding sequence GTGACTATCACTGCCGACAACGCCTCCTCCATCGCCGAACTCGATCGCCTCAAGGTCCTGCACAACGGCACCAAGGGCAAGCTCACGTTCTCCGACGCGGAGTTCGAGCGCCGCCTTGGCGGCCTCCGCAAGATCATGGCCGCCAAGGAGCTGGACGCGGTCATCCTCACCAGCTACCACGGCATCAAGTACTACTCCGACTTCCTGTACACCACGTTCGGCCGCAACTACGCCCTGGTGGTCACCTCAGACGACTCCGTCACCGTCACCGCCAACATCGACGCCGGCATGCCGTGGCGCACCTCCTACGGCGAGAACATCGTCTACACCGACTGGCGCCGCGACAACTTCTACTTCGGCCTCCAGGAAGCCCTGCGCCAGCGCGGCGTCAAGGCCAGCCGGCTGGGAGTCGAGGACGACTTCCTCCCGGGCCTGACCCGCGAAAAGATCGCCGCCGCCTTCCCGGGCGCCCAGCTCCTGGACGTCTCCCAGGACGCCATGCGCCAGCGCATGATCAAGTCCGCCGAGGAAATCGAAGTCATCAAGCATGGCGCCCGCATCGGCGACCTGGGCGGCGAGGCCATCCGCAACGCCATCCGCGAAGGAATCTCCGAGTACGAGGTGGCCCTCATCGGCACCGAGGCCATGGTGCACGAGATTGCCAGGACCTTCCCGGACCGCGAGGTCCGCGACACCTGGGTGTGGTTCCAGTCCGGCATCAACACCGACGGCGCCCACAACTGGGCCACCACCCGCAAGCTGCAGCAGGGCGACATCCTCTCGCTCAACTGCTTCCCCATGACCTCCGGCTACTACACCGCCCTGGAGCGGACCCTCTTCCTGGGCCAGCCGGACGAGCGCTCGCTGGAGCTGTGGAACATCAACGTCGAGGTGCACGAGCGCGGCCTGGAACTGATCAAGCCCGGCGCCGTCTGCAAGGACATCGCCGCAGAGCTCAACGAGATCTACATCAGCCACGGCCTGCTGGCCAACCGCACCTTCGGCTACGGCCACTCCTTCGGCGTCCTGAGCCACTACTACGGCCGCGAAGCCGGGCTGGAGCTGCGCGAGGACATCGACACCGTCCTGGAACCGGGCATGGTGGTTTCCATGGAGCCGATGATCACGGTGGCGGACGGCCTGCCGGGCGCCGGCGGCTACCGCGAGCACGACATCCTGGTGATCGGCGAGGACAACTCGGTGGAGAACATCACCAAGTTCCCCTTCGGCCCGGAACACAACATCGTCGGGGCATAG
- a CDS encoding MFS transporter, with amino-acid sequence MSTQQNSPEAGMVAADANGPARAGGGTDNAVASRDVRRRVVTASFIGNFVEWFDYAVYGYLAAVISSVFFPEADRQTALLATFAVFAISFFVRPLGGFFWGHIGDKLGRRKALSLSIVIMSVSTFCIALIPGYGTIGMLAPLLLLLVRVVQGFSAAGEYAGASAFLVEYATANRRGLYAAVVPASTAAGLLLGSLIAALLSSVLSTDQLHEWGWRLPFLLAAPMGLIGRYIRTKLEETPAFRALADQEESAPKAPALDMFRTYRKQLLIACGAVLLNAVGFYVILSYMPTYLSEELGFGPTESFLATTIALASYIGFIFLTGLASDRFGRKRMLITASVLFMLLTVPAFMLLDTGNFLVIVLVQILLGGMLTLNDGTLPSFLAELFPTKVRYSGFAVSFNLSNALFGGTAPFMATLLIGMTQSKLAPGWYLVAASAVSLMAVLFAAETSRKPLKHL; translated from the coding sequence ATGAGCACCCAACAAAACTCACCCGAGGCAGGGATGGTTGCCGCTGACGCCAACGGTCCCGCCCGGGCCGGTGGCGGCACGGACAACGCCGTTGCCAGCAGGGACGTTCGACGCCGGGTGGTCACCGCGAGCTTCATCGGCAACTTTGTCGAGTGGTTCGACTACGCCGTATACGGCTACCTCGCGGCCGTCATCTCGTCGGTGTTCTTCCCTGAAGCAGACCGGCAGACCGCGCTGCTGGCTACCTTCGCCGTCTTCGCGATCTCCTTCTTCGTCCGTCCCCTGGGCGGCTTCTTCTGGGGGCATATCGGCGACAAGCTGGGCAGGCGCAAGGCACTGTCCCTCTCAATCGTCATCATGTCCGTCTCCACCTTCTGCATCGCCCTCATCCCCGGCTACGGAACCATCGGCATGCTGGCCCCGCTCCTGCTGCTCCTGGTCCGCGTGGTCCAGGGCTTCTCGGCGGCCGGTGAATACGCCGGAGCATCAGCCTTCCTGGTGGAATACGCGACGGCCAACCGCCGCGGACTTTATGCCGCCGTCGTGCCCGCCAGTACCGCCGCCGGCCTGCTCCTGGGCTCACTGATCGCGGCGCTCCTCAGCTCGGTACTCAGCACTGACCAACTGCACGAGTGGGGATGGCGGCTGCCGTTCCTGCTGGCCGCCCCCATGGGCCTGATCGGCCGCTACATCCGCACCAAGCTCGAGGAAACGCCTGCCTTCCGGGCCCTGGCCGACCAGGAGGAATCCGCTCCCAAAGCCCCTGCGCTGGACATGTTCCGGACCTATCGCAAACAGCTGCTGATCGCCTGCGGTGCCGTGCTGCTCAACGCCGTCGGTTTCTACGTCATCCTCAGCTACATGCCCACCTACCTGTCCGAGGAACTGGGCTTCGGTCCCACTGAGTCGTTCCTGGCCACCACCATTGCCCTGGCCAGCTACATCGGCTTCATCTTCCTGACCGGCCTCGCCTCGGACCGGTTCGGCCGCAAGCGCATGCTGATCACCGCGTCCGTGCTGTTCATGCTGCTGACCGTTCCCGCTTTCATGCTGCTGGACACGGGCAACTTCCTGGTGATCGTCCTGGTCCAGATCCTGCTGGGCGGCATGCTCACCCTGAATGACGGAACGCTGCCCAGCTTCCTGGCCGAACTGTTCCCCACCAAAGTCCGGTACAGCGGCTTCGCCGTCAGCTTCAACCTCTCCAACGCGCTGTTCGGCGGCACCGCGCCCTTCATGGCCACCCTGCTGATCGGCATGACCCAGAGCAAGCTGGCGCCGGGCTGGTACCTCGTGGCCGCATCCGCCGTGTCCCTCATGGCCGTGCTGTTCGCCGCCGAAACGTCGCGCAAGCCCCTCAAACACCTCTGA
- a CDS encoding DUF5671 domain-containing protein — protein MTAPAATTAPAPAGGLATLRRLILYVLLFALVVISASGLQGLLERLFRTASTLVSGDVAGLALSLAFTLIGGPLALLLWWFVWRRLDDESERRAPGWGLYLTGMYAVSLIIATTSLLNLATSFIDTQESQWPSPLANGMVWSAIWWWHRWMWKHPRKPSSHLEDVRAVVGSVFGLLLGAGAAIAALGTLLDVAIRGFTAAAAFEPWWFPVLRSLVWAAGGAAVWWWHWFRDGGRRFQTGLVDVTIIAVGIFVAGITALGGLGVILFVLLRLAFDRSDPTNDLLEPLAPAIAAAVIGALVWRYHRTTSVTRSTRTRRASLLVTSAVALAAAASGVGVVVNALLAAAVSPLAGGATRTLLLGGISSLVVGAPVWWLAWKPRHQPRTAEDIPPGRRVYLVAFFGVSAVVALITLLVIGYRLFEFLLGDVTGGSLLDRVRAPLGLLVAAGLVAGYHFALWRHDRALLAAAAPAHKRIVERVTLVSGYPSGSVDPEALARGIADATGAKVTTWLRADDGGPGLPPSPEPSPGVGDVIRQVTAALEGATTQQILVIAGPGNRLEVMPLVGVGGAAVPGGPAALGAPAPGRVLRP, from the coding sequence ATGACGGCGCCGGCAGCAACCACGGCCCCTGCCCCGGCGGGCGGGCTGGCAACCCTGCGCCGGCTGATCCTGTACGTCCTGCTGTTTGCCCTGGTGGTGATCTCGGCCTCAGGGCTCCAGGGACTGCTGGAGCGGCTTTTCCGGACGGCATCCACCCTGGTCTCCGGCGATGTGGCCGGCCTGGCGCTGTCCCTGGCCTTCACCCTGATCGGCGGCCCGCTGGCGCTGCTGCTGTGGTGGTTCGTGTGGAGACGCCTTGATGACGAGTCGGAACGCCGGGCGCCCGGGTGGGGCCTCTACCTGACCGGGATGTACGCGGTTTCGCTGATCATCGCCACCACCTCACTGTTGAATTTGGCCACCTCCTTCATTGATACGCAGGAAAGCCAATGGCCGTCCCCGCTGGCCAACGGGATGGTGTGGTCGGCTATTTGGTGGTGGCACAGGTGGATGTGGAAGCACCCCCGCAAACCCTCGTCACACCTTGAGGACGTGCGGGCCGTCGTCGGCTCTGTTTTTGGGCTGCTGCTGGGCGCAGGCGCCGCCATTGCCGCGCTGGGCACCCTCCTGGACGTGGCGATCCGCGGTTTCACGGCAGCGGCCGCCTTTGAGCCATGGTGGTTCCCTGTCCTGCGGTCCCTGGTATGGGCTGCCGGTGGGGCTGCGGTCTGGTGGTGGCACTGGTTCCGGGACGGCGGCCGGCGTTTCCAGACAGGGCTGGTGGACGTCACCATCATCGCCGTGGGCATCTTCGTCGCCGGCATCACCGCCCTGGGCGGGCTGGGGGTCATCCTGTTTGTCCTCCTGCGGCTGGCGTTCGACCGGAGCGACCCCACGAACGACCTGCTCGAGCCCCTCGCCCCGGCCATCGCGGCCGCTGTCATCGGGGCCCTGGTCTGGCGCTACCACCGCACCACGTCCGTCACCCGTTCCACCAGGACCCGCCGCGCCAGCCTCCTGGTGACGTCCGCCGTAGCCCTCGCCGCGGCAGCCTCCGGCGTCGGCGTTGTGGTCAACGCACTGCTGGCCGCAGCCGTCTCACCTTTGGCCGGCGGCGCCACACGCACGCTGCTTCTTGGCGGCATCAGTTCGCTGGTGGTGGGGGCACCGGTCTGGTGGCTGGCCTGGAAGCCGAGGCACCAGCCGCGCACCGCTGAGGACATTCCGCCCGGCCGTCGCGTCTACCTGGTGGCATTTTTCGGCGTCAGTGCCGTGGTGGCCCTCATTACGCTGCTGGTCATCGGCTACCGGCTCTTTGAATTCCTGCTCGGCGACGTCACGGGCGGAAGCCTCCTGGACCGGGTCCGTGCACCCCTTGGCCTCCTCGTGGCGGCGGGCCTCGTTGCGGGCTACCACTTCGCGCTGTGGCGGCATGACCGGGCACTGCTTGCCGCCGCGGCACCCGCGCACAAGCGCATCGTCGAGCGGGTCACCCTGGTCAGCGGATATCCATCAGGTTCCGTGGATCCCGAGGCATTGGCCCGCGGCATCGCTGACGCCACCGGCGCCAAGGTGACCACCTGGCTGCGGGCGGACGACGGCGGCCCCGGACTTCCGCCGTCGCCTGAGCCTTCGCCCGGGGTCGGGGATGTCATCCGGCAGGTGACGGCGGCACTGGAAGGCGCCACAACGCAGCAGATCCTGGTCATTGCAGGCCCGGGGAACCGGTTGGAGGTCATGCCGCTGGTCGGCGTTGGTGGCGCTGCCGTCCCTGGTGGCCCTGCCGCCCTCGGTGCCCCTGCGCCTGGCCGGGTCCTACGGCCCTAG
- a CDS encoding SRPBCC domain-containing protein — MTENAIRLERRYPHPAAAVWAALTTPELLARWWAPGGIAPVVGHRFTMDMDAWGQQQCEVLAVDPGKSISFLFSEGQLDTTITWRLEPVEDGTVLHFEHAGFQLDTPMGRHAIEGMGNGWPGLLTRIDGLLAEAA; from the coding sequence ATGACCGAAAATGCGATCAGGCTGGAACGCCGCTACCCGCACCCCGCCGCGGCCGTGTGGGCGGCGCTGACCACGCCGGAACTGCTGGCCCGCTGGTGGGCGCCTGGCGGCATCGCACCCGTCGTGGGCCACCGCTTCACCATGGACATGGACGCCTGGGGCCAGCAGCAGTGCGAGGTCCTTGCCGTGGATCCCGGAAAGTCCATCAGCTTCCTCTTCTCCGAAGGCCAGCTCGATACCACCATCACCTGGCGCCTTGAGCCGGTCGAGGACGGCACTGTCCTCCACTTCGAACACGCCGGTTTCCAGCTGGACACCCCCATGGGCCGCCACGCCATCGAAGGGATGGGCAACGGCTGGCCGGGGCTGCTGACCCGCATCGACGGGCTTCTCGCCGAAGCAGCCTGA
- a CDS encoding helix-turn-helix transcriptional regulator — protein sequence MLPDVFAAVSNPARRVILDELRQGPRAAGELTGLLDLSRPAASEHLAVLREAGLVREERQGRNRVYHLQPARLAEVGGWVKHFEHYWNQRLDALADLLDEEKPT from the coding sequence GTGCTTCCCGATGTCTTCGCCGCCGTATCCAACCCGGCGCGGCGGGTAATCCTGGACGAGCTGCGCCAAGGTCCCAGGGCGGCCGGTGAACTCACCGGCCTGCTGGACCTCAGCCGCCCCGCCGCGTCCGAGCACCTGGCCGTGCTCCGGGAGGCGGGGCTGGTGCGGGAGGAGCGGCAGGGGCGGAACAGGGTGTACCACCTCCAGCCGGCGCGCCTCGCCGAGGTTGGCGGCTGGGTGAAGCACTTCGAGCACTACTGGAACCAGCGGCTGGATGCGCTGGCAGACCTTCTGGACGAGGAGAAACCGACATGA
- a CDS encoding zinc-binding dehydrogenase: MKAWQFTGTNNPLTLNEVAEPSAGPGQVVVSVKAAGVCHSDVTALDDAGWMPLFPELPRTMGHENAGVITEVGPGMEHWKVGDRVGLSPVLKDGDALGYGKWDGGFGPKLLATDDNLVKLPDEVSFELGAMATDAGLTAYHAIMAVGGAKAGMKVGVIGLGGLGYIGARVAALSGAEVYGAEVNPETQKLADEIGLAGVADSITESKDKNLDLIVDYAGFGTTTSAALETLAEFGTLVQVGMGRLEATINTYPLIINQLSIKGSKSGTKEDLENLYALMKTGELNPPMNLIKQADIPGAIDKLRKGGVVGRFIAVYED, encoded by the coding sequence ATGAAGGCATGGCAGTTCACCGGCACCAACAACCCGCTCACCCTCAACGAAGTGGCTGAACCCAGTGCCGGTCCGGGCCAGGTAGTGGTCAGCGTCAAGGCCGCCGGGGTGTGCCACTCGGACGTGACCGCCCTCGACGACGCCGGATGGATGCCGCTGTTCCCGGAACTCCCCCGCACCATGGGCCACGAGAATGCCGGCGTCATCACCGAGGTTGGCCCCGGCATGGAGCACTGGAAGGTTGGCGACCGGGTTGGCCTCTCCCCCGTCCTGAAGGACGGCGACGCGTTGGGTTACGGCAAGTGGGACGGCGGTTTCGGCCCCAAACTGCTCGCCACCGACGACAACCTGGTGAAGCTGCCCGATGAGGTCTCCTTCGAGCTGGGTGCGATGGCCACCGACGCCGGACTTACCGCCTACCACGCCATCATGGCCGTGGGCGGGGCCAAGGCGGGCATGAAGGTTGGCGTGATTGGCCTGGGTGGACTGGGCTACATCGGCGCCCGCGTCGCAGCGCTCTCAGGTGCAGAAGTCTATGGCGCCGAGGTGAACCCCGAGACGCAGAAGCTCGCGGACGAGATCGGCCTGGCCGGAGTGGCTGACTCCATCACCGAATCCAAGGACAAGAACCTGGACCTGATCGTTGATTACGCCGGGTTCGGCACCACCACCTCCGCGGCACTTGAGACCCTCGCCGAGTTCGGCACATTGGTCCAGGTGGGCATGGGACGCCTCGAGGCGACCATCAACACCTACCCGCTGATCATCAACCAGCTGTCCATCAAGGGATCCAAGTCGGGCACCAAGGAGGACCTCGAGAACCTCTATGCCCTCATGAAGACCGGCGAACTGAACCCGCCGATGAACCTCATCAAGCAGGCGGATATCCCCGGCGCCATCGACAAGCTGCGCAAGGGCGGAGTGGTGGGCCGTTTCATCGCGGTTTACGAGGACTAA
- a CDS encoding LysM peptidoglycan-binding domain-containing protein: MVGTGSTSKTPSKRRAWPHAAAIVLLLGGLAGCSYSDHAAEPAAAVQSTPAPTASSAAKPALSGETVRDSFGNVDFYTTAAGDTLEAVAKAHKLSEAKVAGFNGLQPGTPLTPGTRLRLIPAGPVPGAKGAATVDANGIPTGYTIEPEDSLAGITYRFNLTEAQLAEANKVPFTYEKGNVFFIQAGKVIQLQKKPVDSRSGSGTEVNNSFGQTVFYTTVDGDSFDSLGYKFRSTTAQILLYNPSLAADQPLPAGTKVRLIPGALKIEGAQGTFTADANGIPLTYTTAPGDSERQVSFRFGVTDLRAANRPSKGTGGAWYEFTDLLTGELAPGQTISVALDKPINNPER, encoded by the coding sequence ATGGTGGGAACTGGCAGTACATCAAAGACGCCGTCCAAGCGCAGGGCCTGGCCGCATGCCGCGGCGATTGTCCTGCTGCTGGGCGGGTTGGCGGGATGTTCCTACTCCGATCACGCGGCAGAGCCGGCGGCCGCCGTCCAGTCCACACCCGCCCCCACTGCGTCCTCCGCCGCGAAGCCTGCGCTGAGTGGAGAAACCGTGCGGGACTCGTTTGGCAACGTGGACTTCTACACGACGGCGGCGGGTGACACGCTCGAAGCAGTAGCGAAGGCACACAAGCTTTCCGAGGCGAAGGTCGCTGGGTTCAACGGACTCCAGCCCGGAACACCCCTCACTCCCGGCACACGGCTCCGGCTGATTCCGGCCGGTCCCGTGCCGGGCGCCAAGGGCGCTGCCACGGTGGACGCAAACGGCATTCCAACGGGTTACACCATAGAGCCCGAAGACAGCCTGGCCGGCATCACCTACCGGTTCAACCTGACCGAGGCGCAGTTGGCGGAAGCGAACAAGGTCCCGTTCACCTACGAAAAGGGGAACGTCTTCTTCATCCAGGCAGGAAAGGTCATCCAGCTGCAGAAGAAGCCGGTGGACAGCCGCTCCGGGTCCGGCACAGAGGTCAACAATTCGTTCGGCCAGACGGTCTTCTACACCACGGTGGACGGCGACTCGTTCGACAGCCTCGGCTACAAGTTCCGGTCCACCACGGCACAGATCCTGCTGTACAACCCTTCCTTGGCGGCAGACCAGCCCCTTCCTGCCGGCACGAAGGTTCGCCTGATTCCGGGCGCACTGAAAATTGAGGGCGCACAGGGAACGTTCACCGCAGACGCCAACGGGATTCCGCTGACCTACACCACGGCGCCCGGGGACAGCGAACGGCAGGTTTCGTTCCGCTTCGGAGTGACTGACCTGCGCGCAGCCAATCGCCCCAGCAAGGGCACAGGCGGGGCGTGGTACGAATTCACCGACCTGCTTACCGGTGAACTGGCACCCGGGCAGACCATCAGTGTGGCGCTGGACAAGCCCATCAATAATCCCGAACGCTAA